In Lycium barbarum isolate Lr01 chromosome 9, ASM1917538v2, whole genome shotgun sequence, the DNA window GTTGCACTGCATGGCAACAAAGTTAAATACTTACCCCACTTCATTGACAGTCATTTATTTGCCGGCAAGAAGACCTTTTTATCCATGTAAGGAAAGGTTTTGTTACCATATAATTATCGTAGTAAATGTAACATTACAGACTATAAAAAATGTAAGAATTTGCatataattatttattaatttccTCATCTCAATTGTATGATGTGGTTAattaaagagatttttttttgacTTGGGTTAAAAAAATAACGAGATAATTTCAGAGCACGAGAGTCAAAATGTTGTATTTTTTTAATCAATTCGAACTAAATgattatataaaaatgaaatttaCGTATTTGCGGAAGGAATAAAATATATTAAAACTAACTATTTTTACGATTATAATATTTTTGATATGATTGAGAAAAAAACCCGATCCGGCCCTTTTCGGGACCCCCGCGCATAAAGAGAGCTTAGCGCAATGAGCTGTTTTGTTTTTAATCATAATGAAAATTCAAATTGTGATAAGCTATGTAAAATAAATAGCGACGATATCTATAATTTGTTCCGGAGGAAAGCTATAGGTAACCCGTAAGATTAGTCGAGATGTATTCAAGCTGGCTGGTCATTAtgattatttaaaaataaaaggaaacAAATATAAAGTGTAATATATCAAAGCATTTTTAGCATCTAATAATTACTAATTATAATTTAATATTAGAATCCTAATAAGAAATTAAGAACATGTaattaaaacaacaacaacagcataccCACTATAATCAGATAGAGTGAGAACTGCGGAGGTAAGCCTTATAGAGATTGTTTCCTATAGACCCTCGGCTTAAGAAAAGTAATTCAAACCAGTCAAAAAAAGAATTAATGAAAAATGAAGAGGACATGAGAAAATACTATATAAAGCATGATAAACAGTCTGAAAAAGTAACATTAACTACCACAAAATAATACGATAATTTAAGTACAAGAGACAACAGATAATAATAGAAATTGAAGGACAAAAATGAGAAAATGCAAGATTAAAGAGTTTTTAAATAATTTCTAGCATAAAATATAATTAGGTATAAATATTTTCGAGTTTGGGGACCAAAGTGCGAAAATGAGGGCTTGCTTTCTCTCTGTTATGTCTACATAGAACAAgctcataaataaataaatacacacatacatatatatatatatatgacacacacacacgtgtatatatatatataatcaaatTTGCTCAGCTTCTTCGATCTGTAAGTTAATTACTTCATGCATCAATTTTCGGTTTGTTTTTTTTATTAATGCTGTAAATTGAATCAAACAATTTCCCAATTTTGGGGTTTGATTTGATCCAATAAAAACCCTATATCTTTCCAGTTTTGTgattaattcaattaattgaagttTTGAGGTTGGATCTGGTACTTAATTAGCTCAATTTTGGAGTTTAGTCAATTTTGTTAGAAATTAGGGTTAGGGTTAGGGATTTAATTGAGTTATTAAGTTAGATGGCTTCAAATCCTCCATTTTTAGTGGAGGATCAAACAGATGAGGATTTCTTCGATAAATTGGTCAGTGATGATGACGATAATGTGGGCCCGGGCCCGGGCTTGGGAGTGAGCCCGAGCCCGGTGTATGTTGATGGGAATGAATCTGATGAGGTTAAAACCTTTGCTAATCTCAGtattagtgatgatgttgatagCGGAGTTAAGGTAACTGCGTTGTCAGCGGGCCCGGCCGGGGGCCTGGGTGTGAGCCCGGTGAATGTCAATAGTGGAGTTGATGGTATAAGTGGTGATAGTATGAAGGAAGGGGAGAAAATAGATAAAGGGGTTGATTGCAATGCAAAAACGGGCTCGGGCTTGGGCGCGAGCGTGAGCCCAGTGTATGTTGATGGAAATGAATCTGATGAGGTTAAAGACTTTGCTAATCTTAGTATCAATGATGGTGGTATAAGTGGTGATACTGGGAAGGAAGAGGAGAAAGTAGATAAAACGGCGTTGGTAGTTGAGGGGAACAGAGAGAAGAGTAGTGGTTCTTTAGTGTCATTGACTTCTGGGGGGTCAGATGGTAATTTGGAGAGTGAGGTAACTAGTGTTAAGACGGAGAATCATACCAGTGGATCAGGCAATACGGGTGTGAAGGAAGTTGGATGGAGTGCTTTTCATGCTGATCCAGTTACAAATGACGGTTCTGGGTTTGGATCCTACATGGACTTCTTCAGTGAATTGGGGGATAATAACGGTGCTGCAACGGGAAATGTGAATAAGGGGTCAACTGTTTTGCCAGCTGAACCGGTTCATGAAACAGCATATTTTGAGAATACTAGTTCGTTAACACAGGGTCAAGATGGTTATGCACATGATGCTACCACAGAACAAGTTGCAGATGGACAGGATGTAAATTGTAGTCAGTATTGGGAAAATCTTTATCCCGGATGGAAGTATGATGCAAGTACCGGGCAGTGGTATCAGGTGGAAAGTTATGAATCAGGAGCTAATGTACAAGGAAATACTGATTCTAATTTGGTTTCTGATTGGTCAGTTTCTGATGGAACGCCAGAGGTCTCGTACCTACAGAAAACTGCTCAATCTGTTTCTGGTAATGTGGCTGAGACGGGTACGACTGAGAGTGTCACTAATTGGAATCAGGTTTCACAGCTAAACGACGTGCCTGAGAATGTGGCAAACTGGAATCAGGCTTCGCCGGCGAGTGACAGTAGGGGGGCTGTGACTGACTGGAACCAGTTGTCACTAGCTAGTGATGTAGGTGGGGTCACGACTGACTGGAATCAGGCTTTGCAGGCGAGTGACTATGGGGGTGCTGTGACTGACTGGAATCAGGCATCACAACTTTACAATGGGTATCCATCACATATGGTTTTTGATCCTCAATACCCTGGTTGGTATTATGATACAATTGCACTGGAATGGCGTTCTTTGGAAAGCTACACATTGTCTGCTCAATCAACTGTTCAAGGTGAGAGCCAGCTGGATCGTTTGGCTTCTCAGCAGACTTTCTCTAACAGCAATGATCAGACGAATTATGGTGCATACGGGCACAATCAGAATAGTAGTTTCCAAGGGTTTAGCAGCGGTGGAGGAGATAACAACTGGTCTGGTTCTTTTGGTAATTATAATCAGCATAGCTCAAATATGTTGCAAAATGAAAATGTTGCAAAGAGTAACCCTGTGTCAGAATATAGGGGGAACCATCAATTAGAGAACCACTACAACCAAGACTTCTCTGCGAGCAGCCATGTTAATAGGCAATTCTCTAATCATTATGAGGGAACAGTTCCATACAATGCACAAGCAAGTCAAATTCAAAACGACCAACACTTTTTCTCTGGTGGGAGTTTCGGTCAGCAATTTAGCCAGCCAACATTTCAGCAACATGAGCAGAAGCATGCATCAAGTGATTATTACGGGACTCAAACCACAGCCAATTATTCCCAGCAAGCATTTCAGAGCAGCCAGCAGTTTGCTCATGCTCCCACTGCAGGAAGATCATCTGCTGGCCGTCCAGCCCATGCTTTGGTCACTTTTGGTTTTGGTGGAAAACTGATTGTGATGAAAGATTATAGTTCTTCTGGAAACCCATCCTTCGGAAGTCAGGTTTGtgtcaaaattgttttttttttcttccctaGTATTTTGGGTTGCAGTACTCTTACTAATGAGTGAAAGTATTTTTGCATGGTGGGTAAAGAATCCTGTAGGAGGCTCAATATCTGTGCTCAATTTGATGGATGTTGTCTCTGAGAGAGTTGACAGCTCAAGCCTTGCGATGGGGGCATGTGACTATACCCGAGTTTTGTGCCAGCAATCATTCCCTGGTCCACTAGTTGGTGGAAGTCCCAGTATCAAGGAGTTGAATAAATGGATTGATGAGAGGATTTCAAACTCTGAATCTCCTGACATGGATTACAGGAAAGGCGAAGTTTTGAGGTTGCTTCTGTCATTGCTAAAAATAGCATGTCAACATTATGGAAAACTTCGTTCTCCTTTTGGTACTGAGGCTGCGTTGAAGGTAAAATTTGTAGCATGTCGatgttaattgattatttgttttAAGCTTTAACCTTTCAAAACGAACTGTTGGTTGAAATCAAGCTCTGGTCCAAGTAAGTAAAGTTTTATTCCATTGCTTATTGTTTTCTGTTTGTGTTGCCTATATAGGCAGATTAACTCCTTTAACTTCTAATGCCCTTTGATATCTCCATCCAACCTGGACTTGCTTTATTTGGGTTTATAGAATTAAATGTCATTTTTATCAACTGAAAGACTTGATAAAATATTATACTGGTCAAAGTTCATTGGATTCGGAAACTTATGGTAGCAGCACATACTGACTTTTATGGTTTCTCATGCGGCTTGCATATCTTGGGTCTAGCATATCTTTTGGCTTTTTAGATAAATTGTTCTCTATGTTTTGATTATTTGACTTGATCACCTATGGGATGAGTGCATCTCCTCCAAGTTTAAGAAATTCGACTGGCTTCTCTTCCCTAAATGATGAGAGCATTAGGTAGgaaacaagaaaaataaataaatccagTAATGGAATTTGACTGCAGTTAAACAAACAAATAATAGTGGTAGTAATAGCACTGCTCCACATATAATAACCAAGAGAGAAGAAACCATAATTAGGCGTTGCATCACCATGTGAGAGAGTTGTGAAGTAGCTCAGATATCGGGCACTGAAAAGTCTAGTTCAGTACCGCTCCATGATCTACATCACTGTCTAGCTCAAAGACTTGCTGGAGGAAGTTTGGGGGATGTGTTTCTTTTTCATTATATTGTGTTCTCTTTGATGGATTTCACTACAGAAGTACGTGAAACCTTGAGTCCATTGTCATTTGAAGAAATCTTTTGCTAGAATCAACACCATACCTTGTGGTAGTGTAATACCTTATACTAATTAGAAAAGAGTATTGAAGCTCTAGCTGTTATAATTTTGATGAATTTACGTACTTATGTTTTCACAATATTTGGTAAAAAATTGGTGAAGTTTCCTGAGCTTGCTTTTTCGCGGTCCATTTTTACCTTGTCAAAAGAAAGTATGTGAAGGACTGTCTTCCTTTTTTTGCAATGCATTTTAGAATTTTCATCTTGGACAAGCATGCAGCCTTATAGCATGAAAAATAGTTCCTGTCTAAATTTTATTTTCACCAAAATCAACAAACTCAGTAGCTGCTGCTAACTTGTTCTGCTACTTTAACAGGAAAGTGATGTTCCAGAAACAGCGGTAGCCAGGTTGTTTGCTTCTGTGAAGGGGAACGGGACGCAACTCAATCAATATGGCACTGTTGCCCAGTGCTTGCAGCAATTGCCTTCTGAAGGGCAGATGCGGGTAATTCTTTTACAACTTTCTGTTCTTAGTTGCCATTTTAATTGTTTGCTAGATCAGCCAACCGTTTTCATTTTATGATTTAGGCTACTGCTGCTGAGGTGCAAAGTCTTCTAGTATCTGGAAGAAAGAAAGAAGCATTACAATGTGCACAAGAGGGGCAGTTGTGGGGGCCAGCTCTTGTTCTGGCTGCACAACTTGGTGATCAGGTTTGTCTGGTTCTCAGTAGCCCTTTAGCCCCCACCCccatcctcctcctcctccttctctctctctctctctctctctctctctctctttttctatctatctattatatgtgtatatctcatataagggcagcccggtgcactaagctcccgctatgcgcggggtccggggaagggccggaccacaagggtctattgtatgaGATGTGTATATCtcatatatataatagaaaattatatatatatatatatatatatatatatatatctttcaatTAATATATTTTGATTTCATGCGTGATTGTAGTTCTATGTAGAAACGGTGAAGCAAATGGCACTTCGACAGTTAGTAGCAGGGTCACCTTTGCGGACACTGTGCCTACTAATTGCAGGTCAACCGGCTGATGTCTTTTCTGTAGATTCTACAGCTCAAAGTGGGATGCCTGTTGTAAATGCAGTTCAACAGCCTGCACAGGTTTTGTGTTCATAACTTGTTACAAGCAGTTAGTATTCAATGGCTTATTTGCTGCCTTTTTCCGCTTATTTTTTAATGATTTGCCTAAGCCCCAGGAGTTGAGCCTTTAAAGGGGATCTTGCTTGCACATACTCTTGTATGTTAATTCTATAGAGTATATATCATTTCTATAACCTGCAGTGCAGTTATGAACATAGTATCATAATCATTCTTGGACTTTTAAAAGCTTCAACAAAAAGAGCTCATAAGGTATTTTAGCGCATACCAAATGGTTAATATGataaaaaaaagggaaatggAGCGTAGCTATTTATTTTTTGATCCCTGGAATTTCAATAAGGCCGCTCTTTTGAAGTGCAAGGACTTCTGTTTGGTTGGAGATAAGTTAAGTGTGGGCATTGGGGTTCAAATCTCACCAGAGACCAAAAAAGAGAAAAACACTAGGCAAGTTCTTCCCATCTTGCTTAAACATTGGCGGACCGAGTTAATTGGTACTTatgctggtgggaggtagtagGTACCCGGGGGAATAGTCGAGGTGTGCACAAGATGGGCTGGGCGCCACCATTATTTTGAAAAAGGAGTTAAGGGTGGGCATTGTTCAGTCAGAAGTCCCGAGCTTTGATGATGAGTTAGATGGGGGCATTGTTCTGTCAGATGTGCAGAACCTTAATATACCTGCACAGGATTCAATAGCTACCCTTAACCATTTATGATTCTTTGTGATGTTATTTTTGAAGTCCATCTTGTTATGCTTTGTGACATTgattttggttgttttattatGTAATACCATAGATCGTATGTGGATCACTTTCTCTTGTTTTCTCGTTTCTTTGGAGGGAGTTATGTCTAGATATTGACTTTCTGTTGTTTGCTTCCCTAGTTTATTGCTTGTTGAAGATTTAAGGATAATATTTTCTTTGGATTATTATCTTATTTTGGTTTCTTCTGCTTATCCTAGTTTGGTGCTAATATCATGCTGGATGACTGGGAAGAGAATTTAGCTGTGATTACTGCAAACAGAACGAAGGATGACGAACTGGTGCTTATTCATCTTGGCGATTGTTTGTGGAAAGAAAGGAGTGATGTATGTCTTATGCcttgttttttcttttatattactCTCATTCAGTAGATTGCCATTGACTTTGTTGTCGGTTTCTTACATGCATTTTCTAAAAATATGATCTAGATTGTTGCTGCACACATTTGCTATCTAGTGGCTGAAGCAAACTTTGAACAATATTCAGACACCGCAAGATTATGTCTTGTGGGTGCAGATCACTTGAAATTCCCCCGAACTTATGCTAGTCCAGAGGCTATTCAGGTGCTGCTGACATCTAGTTTTTGTGCATCTTTTTAGTCATATGAAGAAATGTGAAACATCTTGTGCCACAGCCAGCATATTCAGTCATGTAACTGTATGTGCTACTGGTTAACACGGGTTTATCGCTTGACTGATCAAATGCTTGTATGGACAGAGGACTGAGATTTATGAATACTCAAAGGTGCTGGGGAATTCTCAATTTATTCTCCTTCCTTTTCAACCATATAAACTTGTGTATGCACACATGTTAGCTGAAGTTGGGAGGATATCCGACGCATTGAAGTATGTTTCCAAGTTTAACGTTACGCAAGTTCCTCGAAATCATTTCAACTGGTTCCTTAGCATTTTTTAATTTTAGGTACTGTCAAGCATTGTCAAGATCACTTAAAACTGGCCGAACCCCTGAGACTGAAACATTGAGACAGTTAGTTTCATCTCTTGAGGAAAGGATTAAAACTCACCAACAGGTACCTCTTTATTCTCTCATCTATGTTGAATGAACGTCTCAAAGATACTTATGGTGGAACTTTCTGCATACAGGGAGGGTTCTCCACAAATTTGGCTCCTGCAAAATTGGTTGGTAAATTGCTTAACCTTTTTGATAGCACGGCTCATCGTGTTGTTGGGGGCTTACCACCACCGATGCCAACAAGTGGCAGTTCACAAGGTAATGAACATCATCATCAGTTTGCGGCGCCTAGAGTCTCAAGTAGTCAATCAACCATGGCAATGTCATCACTGATCCCCTCAGAGCCAGCAAGTGAATGGGCAGCTGATAACAGTCGAATGACAGTACACAATAGAAGTATTTCAGAGCCTGACATTGGAAGAACTCCAAGACAGGTGTCTTATCCTGTTTCTCTGTAAATATTACATTGGACTGGATCTATCTGATCTGGTTTGAAAAGAGGAATTTGTTATGAATTTGTGTAGGATCAGGTTGACTCATCAAAGCAACGAAGCTCAAGTAACACAGCAAGCAGTGCATCAGGAGCTGGAGTGACATCACGCTTTCGTGGCTTTAATTTTGGCTCCCAGCTTCTCCAGAAAACTGTTGGATTAGTCCTCAAACCACTGAACAGTCAAGGCCGTCAGGTAGATTATTTATGAAAATCTTATCTTTGTCGTTTTCTAGATTGTGGCTCATAAAATTTTATATCAACACTTGTTCCTTTTGTCTTGATTCCTTGTAGGCAAAATTGGGAGATACAAATAAATTTTATTATGATGAAAAACTTAAAAGATGGGTAGAGGAAGGCGCTGAACTTCCTGCTGCCGAACCGCCCCTTGCACCTCCACCAACCGCTGCTGCTTTGCAGAATGGAGCACCAGATTATAATGTGAAGAGTGTATTGAAAAGTGAAAGTTCTATGTGCAACAATGGTTTTCCGGAAATGAGTCCAACTTCTGCTGATAATGGTGCGGGAATCCCACCTCTTCCGCCTACCTCCAACCAATTCTCAGCTCGTGGTCGTATGGGTGTCCGGTCAAGGCAAGTGATTTTGGTGTGTTAATTATTGTCAGATGATATGATTGGACCGGTAGACCTAAAAAAATAGTGCACCAGTCGAGACCTTGTATGATCAGTTGACATCTTTGGACAGCTATGAGAGTAATCACCCCATTGAACCTTTTGGTGGCTTAGGCGAAACAGCCCTTGTTTACTTATTTGGTCCTATTCTGAAAGAGTTTTTTAAATTGGTGAAGAGTAAATACTTGATAAGCTCCTATGTAGGAGTGGCAAACGGATGGGTGGGGTGGATATGGGCGGGTTGAAAATGGGTTAAACAAAAAGTGGATAAAATATCCGACCCGCCCATATTGAATATGGATAAAAAATGGGTTAACTGATGGGTTATCCATGGTTTCAGGAATAGTCAGGTGTGGACACAATCTAAAAGCCAAAATAATCTTACTCCCAGaaagcaagaactcatgaaaataatatggatatccatttCTTAGTGgataatatccatatttgatcCACTTTTTAAaacactgggtttgttgttgttgtatccatTTTTTTAAAAGTCAGTTATCCAACCCATGTCTTCAGGGTCGGATTGGatggttactttttttttttcttaaacattTTGCCAGCCCCACTCCTAGGCATCAAAGGTCAAACTAAcaatttttttatgtatacacaTCTACCTCATAAGACAGTGATCCAAAGGTACTATCGAGCATTTGTTTCTTTTGTCTATTAGTTATGGTGGCTCcgtaaggtaggggtaaggtctgcgtacactctactctccccaagccccactttgtgggatttcactgggtatgttgttatggTGGCTCCATATGCAAAGTTGAGTTGACAGGCTTGTTTAACAACATAAGAATTAATCCTTATCACTGAAAGTGATGCAGAAGCAATGCTTTCCAAGTTTTTGAACCTACTTTTGTTGCTTCATATGACCCCAAAAAATAGGTCACTGAAAGGATTATAAGTATATGTGGTGCTGTCTTCAATAACTGAGTAGAGAAACCTGACTGGCTTCCCTTCCTCCTTTTGGCAGGTACGTTGACACATTCAACAAAGGTGGTGGTAACCCAACAAATCTATTCCAGTCACCTTCTGTTCCTTCCATAAAGCCAGCTATTGCTGGCAACGCCAAGTTTTTTGTTCCCACCCCAATGTCCCCTGTTGAAGAGACGGGGAACGGTACTTCCAATGAGCAAGAAACTTCAAGTAATAGTGAGAATGATTCAACCACTGCTGTTAATGGATCGTTCCATTCTCCTGCTCCAACATCAACCTCCGCGCCTATGCAAAGATTTGCAAGCATGGACAACCTCTCCAATAAAGGAGCTGGTGGGACTGGCTCTCTATCAGCTTACTCCCGGAGAACTGCATCATGGAGCGGAAACTTTCCGAATGCTTACTCCCCAAATAAATCTGAAGTAAAACCACCGAGTGCTGGATTGAGTATGCCTCCGTCGTCATTCATGCCTAGTGATGCTAATTCGATGGATTCCTCAACAAATGGTGGCAGTTTCAGTGATGACCTTCATGAAGTAGACCTGTGACGCAACAAGATGTACATACTAAGTTTTGCTCGTCGTCGTGGTATCCTGCTCGGAATCTCTTCACTTCGTTGGTAAGCAGTGAAGTGTGGTCAATGAAGCTGGAAAACGCTTTGCTCTCCCATCTTTCTCGCACCACAATATACCTTTTTCTCCTCTCTTATAATTTACCTACTTTTTTGTAAGATCAGTTGTATGTTGTAAGCAATTTGCTTATTTAGCTGTTTACCTGCAGGGGtatagtttttttattttttgttcttctCTCTCTCTTAACACCTGCTGTTTCAGAGACTTGTTATTATAATTTATAACACAAGGAAAGTGGCCTGAGAAACATTGTACAGTTGATTTATTCATTTATTGAGGAAAAATGAACTCTCATTTGATGAATTCTGAATTGAAGTACATCTCTATGGTAGAGACCGAAACAAATTAATAAAATATGTTACCTTTGTTTCTCATATTTAATGCAGAAATGAGTTTTTCCTGGGGAGAAACTGTGTGTTATTTGATTTTCTAGTTGCATATTTAAATTTCTTATCTCATGTGATGCCTTGAAAGTCATGGTTTGTGAGGAGAAAAAGAAACCAAAAGCTATTTTGAACTCTTTTAGTGTATGTGACTATCTATCTGTACTTTACTTGGAGGTACCAAACAAATATATTATGTACATGTATAAACTACTTGATGTCGAAAAAGTATAAACTACTTGACAAAAAGCAAGATACAATAAAGAATGTTGCAAATTACTTCATAGTCTCAAACTTGAGGACATCCTCATACGATGtttcctcaaaaaaaaaataaaaataaaaaaaaatgcgtGTCATAAATCTTCAAGAAACAGGAAAAGGTTCCATGTACAAACTAATACAGTATTACAAGAAAATTTTCTTATCTATTCTTTCACCTATTTTTCTTGTATAGTATTTCAGATTCAAAACAAAGCAGGTGTTCGAAACATCCCTTGTGTATCTTGTACCAGCAACAATGGCTGATAATGGCAATTCAAACATTCCCTCTTAACAACACGACGattctctttctctctttcccaCACTAAATTAAACAAATTCTTGCCAATCTCAAACGACACAAAAGCATCAATAGCACCATATTCAACTTGTTCATAACACAATTCCTCAGCATCCCACTTACTCAGTGTTACATTCAATGGCTTTTCCATTACTTTCCCAAGTACCTCTTTCGCCATTCTCTTCAATCCCATCTTCCCATACACTTCTTCCCCGTAAACCGAATACGCCAATCGGTTCAAATCCACAGTATTCGCCACGAACAGCCTGTGATCGCGGAGCAGTTTCTTAGCGTCCTCCATAACCCCAACCCCAACGAACTTGAAATTTGGGTCCCCGAGAAAGTCTATGAGATATCCGGGAACAGCGTCTTTGTGGAGGAGTTGGAATAAAAGGCAGCGGCGCCCCACGCAGAGCTGGAGGAGAGCGACTGGGTGGTTTTCGTCAGGGTTGAAACAGGGGAGCCACTCGATATCAAGACCCACGAGGAGCTTGCGGAGCCTACGACGATGCATCTGCACTGTTTGCACAATCCAAGTATTAACGACTGAGGAGTTTTTGGTGACGGTAACTTCAATTTCATCACTGTAGAAAGAGACTTCATAAATCTCAGCCATTGGCAAAAGAATACTAGAGAACTATTGTAAAATATGAAGTAAGTTGTGGAGTGGAACTAATAGGGGCTGTATATATAAGAAACGAGGTCTCCTAATTAAAGTGGGATAGGGAATGAGAATTCCAAATTTGGAAGTTACCAAATTTTTTTCCTATTCGAACTATTGTCGTTTGCTGCAATAAATTATAACTTTTGTTTCCTATTTCTTGCTAATATATCAACTAATGAGAATTTGTTTGCTGTCATAATAATTGTAGTAAGCTTGTTCTAATATAAGACTTTAAGTTCCCTACTTAAAATGGGATTCAGAGTTCTTTTCCTGTTTTGTGTTGGTTTTGGCTTAGGAAGCAAAAATGTAAAAACAAGCATTAAGAAAGTCACTCGGTAGACTAAAAAGTAATCCATGGAAGGTTAAAATGGGGAAAGTAGAAAGAAATAGGAGTAATTTCTAATTTTATACCCtacggggtcgtttggttgggaaaTGAGTTATTTCTGGATTACTTAtctcgggattagttattccacctttTCACAGGGTTAAAATAAACTATAATTCGGGGATTAGTTATACTgcgattttatcccaaccaaacgtgggataaatGTACTTATCTCATAAATAATCCCCGGACTATTTAAAGCCGTTATGCTTAGGAAACCACTGCTTCTCTCTGTTTCCTTTTTTCTTTGTAGAAATAATTTAGGAAAGGGTTATTTGGCGGGAACAAATTAATTagggaataataataataataataataataataataataataatgagttATAATATTAGAATTAACAAGAACGGGACCAAATTCAAATGGAGGGCAGATTTAATTTCTTCTGTTTCCCATAGTTGATAGGCAAATTTGAGCAGTCCACTAAAGGGTATGGGAATACTTGGGACCAAATTCAAACTCAGGGTAGATTTTTTTCTTCCCATAGTTACGACGCAAATATGAGTCAGTCCTCTAATAGCGCATAGTTGGGACAAAATTCTAGGGAcaaatttattattttttccaTAATGGAGAGGTATTTTTGGCTCTTTTACGTTAACTATTTCACTCAAAAAAACAATATTGAGAATCGGACAATACAGTTTCATCTAATTTTAAAGTTAATTACCTCTCTGACTTTTATCAAACAAAACCCGCCTATAACATAAAGTCCTTAA includes these proteins:
- the LOC132609805 gene encoding 3'-5' exonuclease-like, which gives rise to MAEIYEVSFYSDEIEVTVTKNSSVVNTWIVQTVQMHRRRLRKLLVGLDIEWLPCFNPDENHPVALLQLCVGRRCLLFQLLHKDAVPGYLIDFLGDPNFKFVGVGVMEDAKKLLRDHRLFVANTVDLNRLAYSVYGEEVYGKMGLKRMAKEVLGKVMEKPLNVTLSKWDAEELCYEQVEYGAIDAFVSFEIGKNLFNLVWEREKENRRVVKRECLNCHYQPLLLVQDTQGMFRTPALF